One stretch of Aythya fuligula isolate bAytFul2 chromosome 24, bAytFul2.pri, whole genome shotgun sequence DNA includes these proteins:
- the LOC116498555 gene encoding vasoactive intestinal polypeptide receptor 1-like — protein sequence MGCPWQLPGSCTLLLLLLALPMLWVRATHPDCSVVLYFQEQESECLEIIKSESRNPAAPTAHGQQGCQTAWDGVSCWPAVPVGQSQAVACPDILHVFKKSKVLIQRNCTEAGWSLPSPPYYNACELEDIRSGNDTEAKKGYFVTMKVLYTCGYSTSLAALFLAIGIFSCFRKLHCTRNSIHIHFFTSFILRGAAVFIKDAVLFSDESVDHCTMSTVNCKAAIAFFQYSVLANFYWLLVEGMYLQTLLLLTFTSDKSYIWWYILIGWGVPMLTVCVWVATRLQYDNHGCWDDYTSRFWWVIKAPILLAIFVNFLIFLNVTRMLAQKIRSPDISKNYKQQYMRLTKSTLLLIPLFGVHYVVFALFPEHIGVDARLYFELVLGSYQGFLVALLYCFLNGEVQAEIKRNWGKWQSSMESNVFNLATQDFTA from the exons ATGGGGTGCCCGTGGCAGCTCCCCGGCTCCTGcacgctgctgctcctgctgctcgcACTCCCGATGCTTTGG GTGCGAGCAACGCATCCCGACTGCTCTGTCGTCCTCTATTTCCAAGAGCAAGAGTCTGAGTGCTTGGAGATTATCAAGAGTGAAAGCCGAAATCCAGCCGCCCCCACCGCCCACGGGCAGCAAG GCTGCCAGACAGCGTGGGACGGAGTAAGCTGCTGGCCAGCTGTGCCCGTTGGTCAATCCCAAGCCGTCGCCTGTCCTGACATCCTCCACGTCTTCAAGAAGTCCAAAG TGCTAATCCAGAGGAACTGCACCGAGGCAGGATGGAGCCTCCCCAGCCCACCCTACTACAACGCCTGCGAGCTGGAGGACATCAGGAGTGGCAACGACACTGAGGCCAAG AAAGGCTACTTCGTCACCATGAAGGTGCTTTACACCTGCGGCTACTCCACATCTCTGGCAGCCCTGTTCCTGGCCATTGGCATATTCTCCTGCTTCAG GAAGCTGCACTGCACCAGGAACTCCATCCACATCCACTTCTTCACCTCCTTCATCCTGCGTGGGGCTGCCGTGTTCATCAAGGATGCTGTCCTCTTCTCAGACGAGTCCGTTGACCACTGCACAATGTCAACG GTGAACTGCAAAGCAGCCATCGCCTTCTTCCAGTACTCGGTCCTGGCTAACTTCTactggctgctggtggagggCATGTACCTGCAGaccctcctgctgctcacctTCACCTCCGACAAGAGTTACATCTGGTGGTACATCCTCATCGGCTGGG GTGTCCCCATGCTGACGGTGTGCGTGTGGGTGGCCACCAGGCTGCAGTACGACAACCATGG ctgctgggaTGACTACACCAGCCGGTTCTGGTGGGTGATCAAGGCTCCCATCCTCCTGGCCATATTT GTGaacttcctcatcttcctcaaCGTTACCAGGATGTTAGCACAGAAGATAAGGTCCCCAGACATCAGCAAAAACTATAAGCAGCAGTACAT GAGGCTGACCAAGTCCACGCTGCTCCTGATCCCCCTCTTCGGGGTGCACTATGTGGTGTTCGCGCTCTTCCCCGAACACATTGGCGTGGATGCCCGGTTGTACTTTGAGCTGGTCCTCGGCTCCTACCAG ggGTTCCTGGTCGCTCTGCTCTACTGCTTCCTGAACGGGGAG GTCCAGGCTGAGATCAAGAGGAACTGGGGCAAGTGGCAGTCGTCCATGGAGAGCAACGTCTTCAACCTGGCCACCCAAGACTTCACAGCATGA